In one Chryseobacterium camelliae genomic region, the following are encoded:
- a CDS encoding sulfite exporter TauE/SafE family protein translates to MEIFGYIAAVLIGVSLGLIGGGGSILTVPVLVYLFGINASVATEYSLFIVGISSVAGSLSYVKKRLVNFKIAVIFGIPSVISIFLTRNYLLPLIPEDIVQINHFVLTKGIFLLLVFAGLMILASYKMIRKNVESSTENQSDKNHTFLAAGEGSVVGMLTGLVGAGGGFMIIPALVSLLNTPMKVAVGTSLVIISLNSLIGFFSSMSPADIDWSLLSSISAIAVLGIIIGSHLSKKMDGKKLKPAFGWFILIMGVYIIIKEIFI, encoded by the coding sequence ATGGAAATTTTTGGTTATATCGCAGCTGTTTTGATTGGTGTTTCTTTAGGATTGATCGGAGGAGGAGGAAGTATTCTTACCGTTCCTGTCCTGGTGTATCTTTTTGGAATCAATGCATCAGTGGCTACAGAATATTCGCTTTTTATTGTAGGAATAAGCAGTGTTGCAGGCTCATTGTCTTATGTCAAAAAAAGACTAGTGAATTTTAAAATCGCCGTTATTTTTGGAATTCCGTCTGTGATTTCCATATTTCTTACCAGAAACTATCTTTTACCGTTGATTCCCGAAGATATTGTTCAGATTAATCATTTCGTTCTTACTAAAGGTATTTTCCTGTTATTGGTATTTGCCGGTTTAATGATTCTGGCTTCCTATAAAATGATCCGGAAAAATGTGGAATCATCAACGGAAAATCAATCGGACAAAAATCATACTTTTTTGGCTGCAGGAGAAGGTTCTGTTGTCGGAATGCTTACCGGATTAGTAGGTGCAGGTGGAGGATTTATGATTATTCCGGCTTTGGTCAGCCTTCTGAACACGCCGATGAAAGTAGCGGTAGGAACCTCTCTGGTTATTATTTCCTTAAATTCTCTGATCGGATTTTTTTCATCGATGAGCCCTGCCGATATTGATTGGAGTTTATTGTCTTCTATATCAGCAATTGCCGTTCTGGGAATTATAATCGGTTCGCATTTATCAAAAAAAATGGATGGCAAAAAACTAAAACCTGCGTTCGGATGGTTTATTCTGATCATGGGAGTTTATATCATTATCAAGGAAATTTTTATCTAA
- a CDS encoding copper homeostasis protein CutC: protein MSKIEIACFNPESAMIAFENGADRIELCDGLSEGGTTPNFETAKQLREKINIPIFVMIRPRGGDFTYSDEEFKQMKSELLQLKTLHVDGFVFGILDENDEVNVEQNKELVELAKPYQCTFHRAFDRVKDLENSLEKVIECGFKTILTSGQKPNVSEGKENLKKLVELSNERIEILVGGGLRSTNIGELREYTKAGYFHSSAITDGGAFANRDEVIALKNK, encoded by the coding sequence ATGTCAAAAATAGAAATAGCATGTTTCAATCCCGAATCGGCAATGATTGCTTTTGAAAACGGAGCAGACAGGATAGAATTATGTGACGGATTAAGTGAAGGAGGAACGACTCCCAACTTTGAAACGGCCAAACAACTGAGAGAAAAAATCAATATTCCGATTTTTGTAATGATTCGTCCTCGGGGCGGCGATTTTACTTATTCCGATGAAGAATTTAAGCAAATGAAATCTGAATTACTTCAACTGAAAACGTTACATGTTGATGGTTTCGTTTTCGGAATTTTAGATGAAAATGATGAGGTGAATGTGGAACAAAACAAAGAATTGGTTGAACTGGCAAAACCTTATCAGTGTACATTTCACAGGGCTTTTGACAGAGTGAAAGATTTAGAAAATTCTTTGGAAAAAGTAATAGAGTGTGGTTTTAAAACCATTCTTACTTCAGGCCAGAAACCTAATGTGTCGGAAGGAAAGGAAAACCTGAAAAAACTGGTTGAATTGTCCAACGAAAGAATCGAAATTCTTGTAGGTGGTGGACTTCGTTCTACCAATATTGGAGAACTTCGGGAATATACGAAAGCCGGGTATTTTCATTCTTCTGCGATTACCGATGGTGGTGCTTTTGCTAATAGAGATGAGGTAATTGCTTTGAAGAATAAATAG
- a CDS encoding family 20 glycosylhydrolase, whose amino-acid sequence MLRFLLVFSVFISNLIFSQTKLNVIPYPQKVELSEGEFIIPETFVLSEDLPKEETKYFKEHFDKVFKFKYEKNQDKVHVVHSFYPPTLSHLPKKEEERKEKYSIYISPKRITINSYTKQGYFLALQTLIQLFEQYKDSGKIPAMTIEDEPKFAWRGMHLDVCRHFFTIAEVKQYIDYLVMYKLNTFHWHLTDDQGWRIEIKKYPKLTQIGSKRKESMIGAYVDNTFDGKPYGPYFYTQDQIKEVVKYAQERHITVVPEIEMPGHALAALTAYPELACTKGPFEPATKWGVFDDVFCPKDETFKFLENVLSEVMALFPSEYIHIGGDECPKTRWKECAHCQELIKKNNLKDEHGLQSYFIQRIEKYVNSKGRKIIGWDEILEGGLAPNAAVMSWTGINGGIEAAKSGHFAVMTPGSYCYFDHYQGDPATEPNAFGGFTPLDKVYSYDPIPAELNADQAKFIKGVQANLWTEYILDFKQVQYMIFPRLFALSEVGWGTSDPKNYKEFEGRVINQFKVLDKMGVNYAKSIYNISGKVTTAAHGISYELSTSQNPNGIRYTLDGTEPTTNSQTYKNTIPVSKSSTIKSAYFENGQLKSAVSSQAFTVSKTTGKKITLVQQPNENYSFGGAFTLIDGIIGNQRQLGKTWLGFQGKDVVATIDFGQKTQFSEVYFNTLDNKGSWIHFAKSAQIFISDDGTNFKMIKEIGKDEILDAKGKIKLNVGNQNSKYIKVKIENAGIIPAGNPGADSKAWLFVDEIGVN is encoded by the coding sequence ATGTTGCGTTTTTTACTGGTATTTTCTGTATTTATTTCAAATCTTATTTTTTCCCAAACGAAACTGAATGTCATTCCTTATCCACAAAAAGTCGAACTTTCGGAAGGAGAATTTATAATTCCGGAAACTTTTGTATTGAGTGAAGATCTTCCCAAAGAAGAGACAAAATACTTTAAAGAGCATTTTGATAAAGTATTTAAATTTAAATATGAGAAAAATCAAGATAAAGTTCATGTAGTACATTCATTCTATCCGCCAACTTTGTCACATTTACCGAAAAAAGAAGAAGAAAGAAAAGAAAAATATTCCATTTATATTTCTCCAAAACGTATTACTATAAATTCTTATACAAAACAAGGGTATTTTCTGGCTCTTCAGACATTGATTCAATTGTTTGAACAATATAAAGATTCAGGAAAAATTCCTGCCATGACAATCGAAGATGAGCCAAAGTTTGCCTGGAGAGGAATGCATCTGGATGTTTGCCGTCATTTCTTCACGATTGCAGAAGTAAAGCAGTATATCGATTATCTGGTCATGTATAAGCTGAATACTTTTCACTGGCATTTAACAGACGATCAGGGTTGGAGAATTGAAATTAAAAAATACCCGAAACTGACGCAAATTGGTTCAAAACGAAAAGAATCGATGATAGGAGCTTATGTGGACAATACATTCGATGGAAAACCTTACGGGCCTTATTTTTATACACAGGATCAGATTAAAGAGGTCGTGAAATATGCTCAGGAAAGACATATCACAGTGGTTCCGGAAATTGAAATGCCGGGTCATGCATTAGCTGCCTTAACTGCTTATCCGGAGCTGGCATGTACAAAAGGTCCTTTTGAGCCGGCAACAAAATGGGGTGTTTTTGATGATGTTTTTTGCCCGAAAGATGAAACTTTTAAATTTTTAGAAAATGTTTTAAGCGAGGTGATGGCACTTTTTCCTTCGGAATACATTCATATCGGAGGTGACGAGTGTCCGAAAACGAGATGGAAAGAATGTGCTCATTGTCAGGAATTGATTAAGAAAAATAATTTAAAGGACGAACATGGTTTACAGAGCTATTTCATCCAGAGAATTGAAAAATACGTTAATTCCAAAGGCCGAAAAATTATAGGATGGGACGAGATTTTAGAAGGCGGATTAGCACCTAATGCAGCCGTAATGAGCTGGACAGGTATAAATGGCGGAATTGAAGCCGCAAAATCAGGTCATTTTGCCGTAATGACACCGGGTTCTTATTGTTATTTCGATCATTATCAGGGAGATCCCGCTACGGAGCCGAATGCTTTCGGAGGGTTTACGCCATTGGATAAAGTGTATTCTTATGATCCGATTCCTGCCGAATTGAATGCAGATCAGGCAAAATTTATAAAAGGCGTTCAGGCGAATTTATGGACAGAATATATTTTAGATTTTAAACAGGTTCAGTATATGATCTTCCCAAGACTGTTTGCGCTTTCAGAAGTAGGTTGGGGAACATCGGACCCTAAAAATTATAAGGAATTTGAAGGAAGAGTGATCAATCAGTTCAAAGTTTTGGATAAAATGGGAGTGAACTATGCTAAAAGTATTTACAATATTTCCGGAAAAGTGACAACAGCAGCTCATGGTATTTCTTACGAGCTTTCGACCTCACAAAATCCGAACGGAATCCGATATACATTGGACGGAACAGAACCAACAACGAATTCTCAAACGTATAAAAATACAATTCCGGTTTCAAAGTCATCAACGATAAAATCTGCTTATTTTGAAAACGGACAATTAAAAAGTGCGGTTTCTTCACAGGCTTTTACCGTTTCAAAAACAACGGGTAAAAAGATCACACTGGTGCAACAGCCAAACGAGAATTATTCTTTTGGAGGAGCTTTTACTTTGATTGACGGAATTATCGGAAATCAAAGACAGTTGGGGAAAACCTGGTTGGGATTCCAAGGGAAAGATGTAGTGGCAACCATTGATTTTGGACAAAAAACCCAGTTCTCGGAAGTGTATTTTAATACATTAGACAATAAAGGGAGCTGGATTCATTTTGCAAAATCTGCCCAGATTTTTATTTCTGACGATGGAACGAATTTTAAAATGATTAAAGAAATAGGAAAAGATGAAATCCTGGATGCAAAAGGAAAAATCAAACTGAATGTAGGAAATCAAAATTCAAAATACATTAAAGTTAAAATCGAAAATGCGGGTATTATTCCTGCAGGAAATCCGGGAGCCGATTCAAAAGCTTGGCTTTTTGTAGATGAAATTGGTGTAAATTAG
- a CDS encoding beta-mannosidase: MNKTLLFSFLFIQNILFAQFSERSLSSEKWQFKNAKENKWLTATVPGTVHLDLMNNKIIPDPYKDENEKKVQWVENEDWDYQTSFVISSKELANQNIELVFNGLDTFSEIYINGKLLQSTDNMFRKWTIPVKQNLKIGGNILQVKFKSAVHAGKELAKKVPFTTPESPRSYIRKAQYQFGWDWGPRLVTAGIWKEVKLNFWNLAKLENVKIEQKALTKQKAALNIHTEILADKEGKYSVSINNKISNIQLKKGKNSIEIPFTIENPKLWQPNGQGEQNLYNIKVSLQKESKILTEKTERIGLKTIELVQEKDQKGKSFYFKVNGNPIYAKGTNWIPGDSFSPRVTKGKYQELIKACKDVNMNMIRIWGGGIYEDDEFYKACDENGILVWQDFMFAGSFYPADENFQENVEMEVKDQIERLQNHASLALWCGNNEVDEAIVNWGYQKQFKYSKEDSMKVWKDYKKIFHEVIPNAIKKYATSDKQIYWESSPSIGWGHKESLTEGDSHYWGVWWGEQPFEIYNEKVPRFASEYGFQGMPTLETTKSMFSGTPDLSLQNGTVKAHEKHSRGWEIIDNYMKRDYNIPTDFVKYNYVSQLLQARGMQIAIEAHRRAKPYNMGTLYWQLNDCWPVVSWSSIDYSGNWKALHYQVKRSFENQVILISEEKIEEDEILNFYVVNDNLEKVEDLYLDFNIMKFNGEKQGSGGLADSYTIEPNGILKFPFSLEEIIGNSKKDEIFLAITARDKNEKIFAQANYFFVKPKDLKLIKPTIKIKKISPKEIEVSTDVLAKDVYLLGDAHFSDNFFDLLPNTSKRIKLSKPLEKVEIMSLFDTMN; encoded by the coding sequence ATGAACAAAACCTTACTTTTTTCCTTTCTTTTTATTCAAAACATACTATTTGCTCAATTTTCCGAGCGAAGTTTATCCTCCGAAAAATGGCAGTTCAAAAACGCTAAAGAAAATAAATGGCTCACGGCCACTGTGCCGGGAACGGTTCATTTAGATTTGATGAATAACAAAATTATTCCGGACCCTTATAAAGATGAAAATGAGAAAAAAGTTCAGTGGGTGGAGAACGAAGATTGGGATTATCAGACTTCATTTGTTATTTCATCGAAAGAATTGGCCAATCAAAATATTGAATTGGTCTTTAATGGACTGGATACGTTTTCGGAGATTTATATAAATGGAAAATTATTGCAGTCAACAGATAATATGTTCAGGAAATGGACGATTCCTGTGAAGCAAAACTTAAAAATAGGAGGGAATATTTTACAGGTTAAATTCAAATCTGCAGTACATGCCGGAAAAGAATTGGCAAAAAAAGTTCCTTTCACTACACCGGAATCTCCAAGAAGTTATATAAGAAAAGCACAATATCAGTTTGGTTGGGATTGGGGACCAAGATTGGTTACCGCAGGAATCTGGAAAGAGGTGAAATTAAATTTCTGGAATCTTGCAAAACTTGAGAATGTAAAAATCGAACAAAAAGCTTTAACGAAACAAAAAGCAGCATTAAATATCCACACTGAAATTCTTGCAGATAAAGAAGGAAAATATTCAGTTTCAATTAATAACAAGATCAGCAATATTCAGTTAAAAAAAGGAAAAAACAGTATCGAAATTCCTTTTACTATTGAAAATCCAAAACTCTGGCAACCGAATGGTCAGGGTGAACAGAATTTATATAATATCAAAGTTTCCCTGCAAAAAGAATCAAAAATTTTAACGGAAAAAACGGAAAGAATTGGATTAAAAACAATCGAGCTTGTTCAGGAAAAAGACCAAAAAGGGAAATCATTCTACTTTAAAGTCAATGGAAATCCAATCTATGCAAAAGGAACCAACTGGATTCCCGGTGACAGTTTTTCACCAAGAGTGACCAAAGGAAAATATCAGGAACTTATTAAAGCCTGTAAAGATGTCAACATGAACATGATTAGAATCTGGGGTGGAGGAATTTACGAAGATGATGAATTTTACAAAGCTTGCGACGAGAACGGAATTCTGGTGTGGCAGGATTTTATGTTTGCCGGAAGTTTTTACCCTGCAGACGAAAATTTCCAGGAGAATGTGGAGATGGAGGTTAAAGATCAGATTGAAAGACTTCAGAATCATGCTTCATTAGCATTGTGGTGCGGAAATAATGAAGTGGATGAAGCTATTGTCAATTGGGGATATCAAAAGCAATTTAAATACTCAAAAGAAGATTCTATGAAGGTTTGGAAAGATTACAAGAAAATCTTTCATGAGGTGATTCCTAATGCGATTAAAAAATATGCAACAAGTGACAAGCAAATATATTGGGAAAGCTCACCCTCAATCGGTTGGGGACATAAAGAAAGCCTGACAGAAGGAGATTCTCACTATTGGGGAGTTTGGTGGGGAGAGCAACCCTTTGAGATTTACAACGAAAAAGTTCCGAGATTTGCTTCAGAATATGGTTTTCAGGGAATGCCGACGTTGGAAACTACAAAATCTATGTTTTCAGGAACTCCCGATTTAAGTTTGCAGAATGGTACCGTCAAAGCACATGAAAAACATTCGAGAGGCTGGGAAATTATCGACAATTATATGAAGCGGGATTACAATATTCCGACTGATTTTGTAAAATACAATTATGTTTCTCAATTGCTTCAGGCCCGCGGAATGCAGATTGCGATTGAAGCGCACCGCCGTGCAAAACCTTACAATATGGGAACTTTGTACTGGCAATTGAACGATTGCTGGCCAGTGGTTTCATGGTCGTCCATTGATTATTCGGGAAATTGGAAAGCCTTGCATTATCAGGTGAAAAGAAGTTTTGAAAATCAGGTGATTTTGATTTCGGAAGAGAAGATAGAAGAAGATGAAATCCTAAACTTTTATGTAGTTAATGATAATTTAGAAAAGGTTGAAGATTTATATTTAGATTTTAATATTATGAAATTTAATGGTGAGAAACAAGGTTCTGGAGGATTAGCGGATTCTTATACTATAGAGCCAAATGGAATATTAAAATTTCCTTTTTCACTTGAAGAAATTATTGGAAATTCAAAAAAAGACGAAATTTTTCTCGCTATCACTGCTAGAGATAAAAATGAGAAGATATTTGCTCAGGCTAATTATTTTTTCGTAAAACCTAAAGATTTAAAATTGATAAAACCAACTATTAAAATCAAAAAAATATCTCCAAAAGAAATCGAAGTTTCTACAGATGTTCTTGCGAAAGATGTTTATTTATTGGGAGATGCTCATTTCAGTGATAATTTCTTCGACTTGCTTCCGAATACTTCAAAAAGAA
- a CDS encoding Crp/Fnr family transcriptional regulator: MENTVLSSEFNSSPELVEKLYQFGITKKYNEGDIVLNENSSIRSIPIVMKGMMKVIRTEEDGREILLYYIEAGESCIMSFLGGMHNEKSIVKAEVEEETEILFLPVDKVSLFIKEYPEWLDYIFRLYHKRFEELLDIINAIAFKKVDERLLNLLQKKSELSNADTIIITHEQLANELGTARVVVSRLLKQLEEDGKLKLGRNKIQLLL; this comes from the coding sequence ATGGAAAACACGGTTTTATCTTCAGAATTTAATTCATCTCCCGAACTGGTTGAAAAACTCTATCAATTCGGAATTACCAAAAAGTATAATGAAGGGGATATTGTTTTAAACGAAAATTCATCCATCCGTTCCATTCCTATTGTGATGAAAGGAATGATGAAGGTTATCCGTACCGAAGAAGATGGGCGTGAAATTCTGTTGTACTACATCGAAGCCGGGGAAAGCTGTATCATGTCTTTTCTGGGAGGAATGCACAATGAGAAAAGTATTGTAAAGGCAGAAGTGGAAGAAGAAACGGAAATCCTGTTTTTACCGGTAGATAAGGTTTCACTTTTCATTAAAGAATATCCGGAATGGCTGGATTATATTTTCCGTCTTTATCACAAGCGTTTTGAAGAATTATTGGATATCATTAATGCCATTGCATTTAAAAAAGTTGATGAAAGACTGCTCAATTTACTTCAAAAAAAATCAGAATTGTCAAATGCTGATACGATCATTATTACTCATGAACAATTGGCCAATGAACTGGGAACAGCCAGAGTGGTGGTTTCAAGATTGCTGAAGCAACTGGAAGAAGATGGAAAATTGAAACTGGGCAGAAACAAAATTCAACTTTTATTATAA
- a CDS encoding isoaspartyl peptidase/L-asparaginase family protein — protein MQSRRKFIKKSAVASLAFAMNPLDLIAKEIPENNKTINKPIVLSTWNFGLKANEEAWTILGKGGRALDAVEKGVRLVENDPTERSVGYGGRPDRDGRVTLDACIMDENYNIGSVACLENIKNPISVARAVMEKTPHVMLVGDGALQFAVSQGFKKENILTPESEKEWKEWLKDSKYQPIVNIENHDTIGMIALDVNGNFSGACTTSGMAFKMHGRVGDSPIIGAGLFVDNEVGAATATGHGEEVIRTVGTHLVVELMRQGRNPQQACKEAVERIVRITKRRNKNLKDIQVGFIAINKKGEYGSYCIQDGFNFAVYDQKGNRLEKPEFALK, from the coding sequence ATGCAAAGTAGAAGAAAGTTTATAAAAAAATCAGCAGTGGCTTCTCTGGCTTTTGCGATGAATCCACTGGATCTGATTGCCAAAGAAATTCCTGAAAATAATAAAACGATAAACAAACCCATCGTCCTTTCCACCTGGAATTTCGGATTAAAAGCGAACGAAGAAGCCTGGACGATTTTAGGGAAAGGAGGTCGTGCTTTAGATGCTGTTGAAAAAGGAGTTCGTTTGGTTGAAAATGATCCGACGGAAAGGAGTGTTGGTTACGGTGGACGTCCGGATAGAGACGGAAGAGTGACTTTAGATGCTTGTATAATGGATGAAAACTATAATATCGGTTCAGTCGCTTGTTTAGAAAATATTAAAAATCCGATTTCGGTGGCAAGAGCGGTCATGGAAAAAACACCTCATGTAATGTTGGTAGGAGACGGTGCTTTGCAATTTGCCGTTTCTCAAGGATTTAAAAAAGAAAATATTCTTACTCCCGAATCCGAAAAAGAATGGAAAGAATGGTTAAAAGACAGCAAATACCAACCGATTGTAAATATTGAAAACCACGATACCATCGGAATGATTGCATTGGATGTCAATGGAAACTTTTCAGGAGCTTGTACAACCAGTGGAATGGCGTTCAAAATGCATGGAAGAGTAGGAGATTCCCCGATTATCGGAGCAGGATTATTTGTTGATAATGAAGTGGGAGCTGCAACGGCGACAGGTCATGGTGAAGAAGTGATCAGAACGGTTGGGACGCATTTGGTGGTGGAACTGATGAGACAAGGCAGAAATCCGCAGCAGGCTTGTAAAGAAGCCGTTGAAAGAATTGTGAGAATTACGAAAAGAAGAAATAAAAACCTAAAAGATATTCAGGTTGGTTTTATTGCGATTAATAAAAAAGGCGAATATGGTTCGTACTGTATTCAAGATGGATTTAATTTCGCAGTGTACGACCAAAAAGGAAACCGTTTGGAAAAACCTGAATTTGCTTTAAAATAA
- a CDS encoding DUF6691 family protein: protein MKNNNIVCDNKSSSQQSWFYNLRYLFVGVLFGIVFVKAEIISWFRIQEMFRLQSFHMYGVIGTAVITGMISVWLIKKFKIKTLDGEPIAIAPKKFNKGQIYGGLIFGFGWAITGACPGPLFAQIGTGALAVTITLLSAILGTWVYGYFRDKLPH from the coding sequence ATGAAAAATAACAATATAGTTTGTGATAATAAAAGTTCTTCTCAACAAAGCTGGTTCTACAACCTAAGATATCTTTTCGTAGGAGTTTTATTTGGGATTGTTTTCGTAAAAGCTGAAATTATAAGTTGGTTCAGAATTCAGGAAATGTTTCGTTTACAGTCATTTCATATGTATGGAGTGATAGGAACAGCGGTAATCACAGGAATGATCTCCGTTTGGCTGATTAAGAAATTTAAGATAAAAACACTTGACGGAGAGCCCATTGCAATAGCACCGAAGAAGTTCAATAAAGGGCAGATTTATGGTGGTTTGATCTTCGGATTCGGTTGGGCAATTACGGGAGCCTGTCCGGGACCGCTTTTCGCTCAGATAGGAACCGGAGCTTTAGCGGTAACCATAACCTTACTGAGTGCCATACTCGGAACATGGGTTTACGGCTATTTCAGAGATAAACTCCCTCATTAA
- a CDS encoding GxxExxY protein yields MTENELSYQIIGAALEVHRNLGAGLLESTYESALSYELKKLGFNVKQQIYLPLQYKEINIENAYKIDLLVEDKVIIEIKSVIEMHSVFSAQLLTYLKLTNLKLGLLINFNTQLIKDGIHRIVNKL; encoded by the coding sequence ATGACAGAAAATGAATTATCCTATCAAATAATAGGAGCGGCTTTGGAAGTACACAGAAATTTAGGAGCGGGTTTATTAGAAAGTACTTACGAATCAGCTTTAAGCTATGAATTAAAAAAATTAGGATTCAATGTAAAGCAGCAAATTTATCTACCTTTACAATACAAGGAAATTAATATTGAAAACGCATATAAGATAGACTTGCTTGTTGAAGATAAAGTTATCATTGAAATAAAATCTGTGATAGAAATGCATTCCGTTTTTAGCGCTCAACTATTAACTTATCTAAAGTTGACCAACCTGAAATTAGGACTTCTCATTAATTTTAATACCCAACTTATTAAAGACGGAATTCATCGAATTGTAAACAAATTATAA
- a CDS encoding MBL fold metallo-hydrolase — protein MKIEQIYTGCLAQGAYYIISDGEAVIIDPLREVQPYLDRLNKDQATLKYIFETHFHADFVSGHVDLSKKTGAPIVYGPTAAPEFEAIIAEDNQVFEIGKIKIKVLHTPGHTLESSSFLLIDENGKEKALFSGDTLFLGDVGRPDLAQKAAHMTQEELAGLLYDSLYQKIMPLDDDIVVYPAHGAGSACGKNMQKETVDSLENQKKTNYALNQENKENFIKAVTDGLLPPPAYFGMNVAMNKKGYESFDEVLSKSLQALSPEEFERNAELSGALILDVRSNNEFVKGFVPQSVNIGLDGDFAPWVGALITDVKQPLLLVTHENEEEEAITRLSRVGFDNVLGFLKGGFEAWKAGGKEIDTVHRISEKQFEDHYHNETIKIIDVRKESEYNAEHIAEAYNKPLSYINEWIAQIDPKEHFYLHCAGGYRSMMAASILQARGYRNFTEIEGGFNAIAKISVSKSNFVCQSKILNK, from the coding sequence ATGAAAATAGAACAGATTTATACAGGATGCTTGGCTCAGGGAGCGTATTATATTATTTCTGACGGTGAAGCAGTGATTATTGATCCTTTAAGAGAAGTGCAACCTTATCTTGACCGTTTGAATAAGGATCAGGCTACCCTTAAATATATTTTTGAAACCCATTTTCATGCTGACTTTGTAAGCGGTCACGTCGATCTAAGTAAAAAAACGGGTGCTCCAATTGTGTATGGACCTACTGCCGCCCCTGAATTTGAAGCAATCATAGCCGAAGATAACCAGGTTTTTGAAATTGGAAAAATTAAAATAAAAGTGCTTCATACACCGGGACATACGCTTGAGAGCTCTTCCTTTTTATTAATTGATGAAAATGGTAAGGAGAAAGCATTATTCAGTGGTGATACTTTGTTTTTAGGAGATGTAGGACGTCCTGATTTGGCCCAGAAAGCAGCACATATGACTCAGGAAGAACTGGCAGGGCTTCTTTATGACAGTTTGTATCAAAAAATTATGCCTTTGGATGATGATATTGTCGTGTACCCGGCTCACGGTGCAGGCTCAGCTTGCGGTAAAAATATGCAGAAAGAGACGGTAGATTCATTGGAGAACCAAAAGAAGACGAACTATGCATTAAATCAGGAAAACAAAGAAAACTTTATCAAAGCTGTAACAGACGGTCTTCTTCCGCCTCCTGCCTATTTTGGAATGAATGTAGCGATGAATAAAAAAGGATATGAGAGTTTTGATGAAGTGTTGTCAAAAAGTTTACAAGCTTTATCTCCTGAAGAATTTGAAAGAAATGCTGAGCTTTCAGGTGCTCTGATTCTTGATGTAAGAAGCAATAATGAATTTGTAAAAGGTTTTGTTCCGCAATCCGTAAACATAGGACTGGACGGAGATTTCGCACCCTGGGTCGGAGCTTTGATTACCGATGTGAAGCAGCCGCTTCTATTGGTAACTCATGAAAATGAAGAGGAAGAAGCAATTACCAGACTCAGTAGAGTCGGTTTTGATAACGTTTTAGGATTTTTGAAAGGAGGTTTTGAAGCCTGGAAAGCCGGCGGAAAAGAAATAGATACAGTTCATCGTATTTCAGAAAAACAGTTTGAGGATCACTATCATAATGAAACGATAAAAATTATAGATGTAAGAAAAGAAAGTGAATACAATGCAGAACATATAGCCGAAGCCTATAATAAACCTTTGAGTTATATCAATGAATGGATCGCCCAGATTGATCCGAAAGAACATTTTTACCTTCATTGTGCAGGCGGCTACAGAAGCATGATGGCAGCAAGTATTCTTCAGGCAAGAGGATACAGAAACTTTACGGAAATTGAAGGAGGATTCAATGCCATTGCAAAAATAAGCGTGTCTAAAAGTAATTTTGTCTGTCAAAGTAAAATTTTAAATAAATAA
- a CDS encoding YeeE/YedE family protein, which yields MLEIIKEPWPWYVAGPLIGLTVPVLLILGNKTFGISSSLRHICAACIPANINFFKYDWKKEIWNLFFVLGIFFGGLIAAQFLINPGEIIVNPNLKAELATYGITDYSNLVPVQLMNFENLLTFKGFTTMIVGGFLVGFGTRYAGGCTSGHAIMGLSNLQWPSLVATICFMIGGFLMANVILPIILSL from the coding sequence ATGTTAGAAATTATAAAAGAGCCGTGGCCTTGGTATGTTGCAGGTCCGTTAATAGGCCTTACCGTTCCTGTTTTACTGATTTTAGGGAATAAAACTTTCGGAATCAGCTCGTCATTACGGCATATTTGTGCAGCGTGTATTCCTGCCAATATTAATTTTTTTAAATACGACTGGAAAAAAGAAATCTGGAATCTGTTTTTTGTCTTGGGAATTTTCTTTGGAGGACTGATTGCCGCTCAATTTTTGATAAATCCGGGCGAAATTATAGTCAACCCCAACCTTAAAGCCGAATTGGCAACGTACGGAATTACAGATTACAGCAATCTCGTGCCTGTTCAATTAATGAATTTCGAAAACCTATTAACATTTAAAGGTTTTACAACCATGATTGTAGGTGGTTTCTTGGTGGGTTTTGGAACCCGTTATGCAGGTGGCTGTACAAGCGGACATGCGATTATGGGACTTTCCAATTTGCAGTGGCCCTCTTTAGTGGCAACGATTTGTTTTATGATCGGCGGTTTTTTGATGGCGAATGTCATTTTGCCGATAATTCTTTCTCTTTAA